A window of the Cystobacter fuscus genome harbors these coding sequences:
- the mgtE gene encoding magnesium transporter — protein METQDPEPIFPQELRDAWPALSRDERVESFKLVPHATADDFFLSLSAQEQADLILALGPGERRTWLRLLAPDDAVDVIQATPPATRDALLRELDDTTRREVHALLAYAEDNAGGLMNPRFARVRPEMTIDEAISYLRRQTREKVETVYYAYVLDPQQHLLGVVSLRQLFQSAPDKRVEDVMSRDLVTVSEDTDQEAVSRLFASQSLMAIPVVDAERRMKGIVTVDDIVQVVQEEATEDIQKVGGMEALDAPYFEVSFPSMLKKRAGWLLVLFLGEMLTATAMGYFEEEIARAVVLALFVPLIISSGGNSGSQATTLIIRSLALNEVRLRDGWRVARREVLAGVALGAILGGVGIVRILVWQHFFGSYGEHAVLVALTVGLSLVGVVTWGTLSGSMLPFALRRLGFDPASASAPFVATLVDVSGLVIYFTVASLLLRGTLL, from the coding sequence ATGGAGACCCAGGATCCCGAGCCCATCTTCCCGCAGGAACTGCGAGACGCCTGGCCCGCGCTCTCCCGCGATGAGCGGGTGGAGAGCTTCAAGCTGGTGCCCCACGCCACCGCGGACGACTTCTTCCTGTCGCTCTCCGCGCAGGAGCAGGCGGACCTCATCCTCGCGCTCGGGCCGGGGGAGCGGCGCACCTGGCTGCGGCTGCTCGCCCCGGATGACGCCGTGGACGTCATCCAGGCCACCCCGCCCGCTACCCGCGACGCCCTCCTGCGCGAGTTGGACGACACCACGCGCCGCGAGGTGCATGCCCTGCTCGCCTACGCCGAGGACAACGCGGGTGGATTGATGAATCCCCGCTTCGCGCGCGTGCGGCCGGAGATGACCATCGACGAGGCCATCAGCTACCTGCGCCGGCAGACGCGCGAGAAGGTGGAGACCGTCTATTACGCCTACGTGTTGGATCCCCAGCAGCACCTGCTCGGCGTGGTGTCCCTGCGCCAGCTCTTCCAGTCCGCCCCCGACAAGCGCGTGGAAGACGTGATGAGCCGCGACCTCGTCACCGTCTCCGAGGACACGGATCAAGAGGCGGTGAGCCGCCTGTTCGCCTCGCAGTCGCTCATGGCCATCCCCGTGGTGGACGCCGAGCGGCGCATGAAGGGCATCGTCACCGTGGACGACATCGTCCAGGTGGTGCAGGAGGAGGCCACCGAGGACATCCAGAAGGTGGGCGGCATGGAGGCCCTGGACGCGCCCTACTTCGAGGTGAGCTTCCCCTCCATGCTCAAGAAGCGCGCCGGGTGGCTGCTCGTGCTGTTCCTCGGCGAGATGCTCACCGCCACCGCCATGGGCTACTTCGAGGAAGAAATCGCCCGCGCCGTGGTGCTCGCGCTCTTCGTGCCCCTCATCATCAGCTCCGGAGGCAACTCGGGCAGCCAGGCCACCACGCTCATCATCCGCTCGCTCGCGCTCAACGAGGTGCGGCTGCGCGATGGGTGGCGCGTGGCCCGACGCGAGGTGCTCGCCGGCGTGGCCCTGGGCGCCATCCTCGGCGGGGTTGGCATCGTGCGCATCCTCGTGTGGCAGCACTTCTTCGGCTCCTACGGAGAGCACGCCGTCCTGGTGGCCCTCACCGTGGGCCTGTCCCTCGTGGGGGTGGTGACGTGGGGAACCCTCTCCGGCTCCATGCTCCCCTTCGCCCTGCGCCGCCTGGGGTTCGACCCGGCAAGCGCCTCGGCCCCCTTCGTGGCCACCCTCGTGGACGTCTCCGGACTTGTCATCTACTTCACCGTGGCCAGTCTCCTGCTGCGAGGAACCCTGCTCTGA
- a CDS encoding cytochrome P450 family protein: MSTSTLTSELWAPQTRTNPLPFYARIRQEAPVVRMIDPYFQTPVWIVTRYKEAVELLRDNRFTKDQDKLPENSPSRRMRIDSLAAINQHMLSADPPDHTRLRTIVSKAFTPRRVEELRPRVTAIAQRLLDEAWPQGSMDLLDSFAFPLPVTVIAEMLGVPAEDQDQFREWTNIIINPPVNGDVGPLQKAGMQFLQYFQQLMARRRAEPRDDLLTALMTAEEQGDRLSPTELVSMLFLLLVAGHETTVNLMGNGVWALLKHPEQLERLRANPALIDSAVEEMLRYRGPVETTTYRWALQDTELYGQVIPAGEAVLASLMAADHDPAQFPEPERFDITREPNRHIAFGFGIHFCLGAPLARLEATVALNLLLERMPRLRLAVDERELRWREGILVNGLQRLPVAF; the protein is encoded by the coding sequence ATGAGCACGAGCACCCTCACCAGTGAGCTGTGGGCCCCCCAGACCCGCACCAACCCCCTGCCCTTCTACGCACGCATCCGCCAAGAAGCCCCCGTCGTGCGGATGATCGATCCGTACTTCCAGACGCCCGTGTGGATCGTCACCCGCTACAAGGAGGCCGTGGAGCTGCTGAGGGACAACCGCTTCACCAAGGATCAGGACAAGCTGCCCGAGAACTCGCCGTCACGGCGCATGCGCATCGACTCGCTGGCGGCCATCAACCAGCACATGCTCTCGGCGGACCCGCCGGACCACACGCGCCTGCGCACCATCGTCTCCAAGGCCTTCACCCCACGCCGCGTGGAGGAGCTGCGCCCGCGCGTCACCGCCATCGCCCAGCGCCTGCTGGATGAAGCCTGGCCCCAGGGCAGCATGGATCTGCTCGACTCCTTCGCCTTCCCCCTGCCCGTGACGGTCATCGCCGAGATGCTCGGCGTGCCCGCGGAGGACCAGGACCAGTTCCGCGAGTGGACGAACATCATCATCAACCCGCCGGTCAACGGCGACGTGGGGCCCCTGCAGAAGGCCGGCATGCAGTTCCTCCAGTACTTCCAGCAGCTCATGGCCCGGCGCCGGGCCGAGCCGCGCGATGATCTGCTCACCGCGCTCATGACGGCGGAGGAGCAGGGAGACCGGCTGTCGCCTACGGAGCTCGTCAGCATGCTGTTCCTGCTGCTGGTGGCCGGCCACGAGACGACGGTGAACCTCATGGGCAACGGCGTCTGGGCGCTGCTCAAGCACCCCGAGCAGCTCGAGCGGCTGCGCGCCAATCCCGCCCTCATCGATTCCGCGGTGGAGGAGATGCTGCGCTACCGCGGCCCGGTGGAGACCACCACCTACCGCTGGGCGCTCCAGGACACCGAGCTGTACGGCCAGGTGATTCCCGCGGGAGAGGCGGTGCTCGCCTCGCTGATGGCGGCCGATCATGATCCGGCGCAGTTCCCCGAGCCCGAGCGCTTCGACATCACCCGCGAGCCCAACCGGCACATCGCCTTCGGCTTCGGCATCCACTTCTGCCTGGGCGCGCCCCTGGCCCGGCTCGAGGCCACCGTCGCCCTCAACCTGCTGCTCGAGCGCATGCCGCGCCTGCGCCTGGCGGTGGACGAGCGCGAGCTGCGCTGGCGCGAGGGCATCCTCGTGAACGGCCTGCAGCGCCTGCCCGTGGCCTTCTGA
- a CDS encoding zinc ribbon domain-containing protein has product MSIPCPYCQHPFPPGAQSCPGCGASLLLEAVPGGTQPVCAVHPTLRGLGTCSRCGTFACARCLRAGPQGETLCVRCHQLEPDAPLPWDQREELGMWRAFWKTLGQVLLHPGCFSQARAEGRTSDSLLFTLLCSLPACFMTGLTYMLIFTAMPWMMEALPDPNPSTGDGSGLAFMRWMGVGMFVATTLLGPPLSVLMTLMGAGVDHLVLRAGGVTRPFNVTLRAHSLSEAAWALGIVPLIGTQVAPVWALVSRFFAYRGLHRTTTGTALAGTLLAPLATCCLCGGGYMALMLAIFGLAAQK; this is encoded by the coding sequence ATGTCCATCCCCTGTCCCTACTGCCAGCACCCCTTCCCGCCCGGCGCCCAGTCCTGTCCGGGCTGCGGCGCCTCCCTGCTGCTCGAAGCCGTCCCGGGCGGCACCCAGCCCGTGTGCGCCGTGCACCCCACGCTGCGCGGGCTCGGCACCTGCTCCCGCTGTGGCACGTTCGCCTGTGCCCGGTGTCTGCGGGCCGGTCCCCAGGGAGAAACGCTCTGCGTCCGCTGCCACCAGTTGGAGCCGGACGCGCCCCTGCCGTGGGACCAGCGCGAGGAGCTGGGCATGTGGCGCGCCTTCTGGAAGACGCTCGGCCAGGTGCTCCTCCACCCGGGCTGCTTCTCCCAGGCCCGCGCCGAGGGCCGCACGAGCGACTCCCTGCTGTTCACACTGCTGTGCTCGCTGCCCGCCTGCTTCATGACGGGCCTCACCTACATGCTCATCTTCACCGCCATGCCGTGGATGATGGAGGCCCTCCCGGACCCGAACCCGTCCACGGGCGATGGCTCCGGACTGGCGTTCATGCGCTGGATGGGGGTGGGCATGTTCGTGGCCACCACGCTGCTCGGGCCCCCGCTGTCCGTGCTCATGACCCTGATGGGCGCGGGCGTGGATCACCTCGTGCTGCGCGCGGGCGGCGTCACCCGGCCCTTCAACGTCACGCTGCGCGCCCACTCGCTCTCCGAGGCCGCCTGGGCGCTGGGGATCGTGCCCCTCATCGGCACGCAGGTGGCCCCCGTCTGGGCGCTGGTGTCGCGCTTCTTCGCCTACCGCGGACTGCACCGCACGACGACCGGCACGGCGCTCGCCGGGACACTGCTCGCGCCCCTGGCCACCTGCTGCCTGTGCGGCGGAGGCTATATGGCCCTGATGCTCGCCATCTTCGGCCTCGCCGCCCAGAAGTAG
- a CDS encoding VWA domain-containing protein → MSFSLPQVWILLVPLGLFLWKRGRRPGPPMVLRWALLLLVLGALSGPGWVLRHAGSDVVVVVDRSRSMPADAGRLASEWVGLLEQQRGAGDRVGVISFGREARVEQPLAETGRFGGFTRPVDAEASDVAAALDAAGALIPPGRTGRVLVVSDGRATGEDARGAARRLAARGLAVDFRQVAREDAPLDLAVVALEAPASVTAREPFQMTGVVQATAPVTGTVRLERDGRVLLRGPFDFQAGSNLLPLRDLVDAPGLAAYRLVVEAPGDGVVENDVGQAVLRVEGPPRVMLLTDAPQGTLAQALRSAGLTLEVRAPFALSLDALEGVGALVLENVDANRLGESGLHALAAYVEQAGGGLVMTGGRSSFAEGGYRRSPVEPLLPVSLEMREEQRRSAVAMSVLMDCSCSMGAQVPDGRTKMELAAEGVVGALTLLNEKDEVSVHMVDTESHELFPMSPVSKGLPLDEVARGFSGGGGIYVGEALRVGREQVLSSRQPTRHVLLFSDAADSVEPDDYLRTLDELRRQKVTVSVIGLGTEKDSDAPLLKEIAARGGGRVYFAEDATSLPRIFSQETLAVARATFVDTPVSLEAAPDLPLLGRLPALGLPQVGGYNLTYLKPRASVALRTLDDNAAPVLALWPRGAGRVVAFLTEVDGEYTGELRTWSGLRAALEGMVRWTMGGAGGADEAVARSERRGDRLRVTLDFAPDAPLPGALPTLMLLPGDGRGAPVELPMRWEDEDRVVAEYTLPGSGTWHPVVKLGTRALRAPPVTLPYAPEFEPGSAQRGLEVLRGLASVSGGEERLSLTGLFARAPESEGRVALAPWLVGLALVALLAEVAARRFLSAPRLRPVRTAPSVAATASPPGGPLERTRADAAPRAPPPSASPESERPREESGMDSALEAARERARRRLRK, encoded by the coding sequence ATGAGCTTCTCCCTGCCCCAGGTGTGGATCCTCCTCGTGCCGCTGGGCCTCTTCCTGTGGAAGCGGGGCCGGCGTCCGGGGCCGCCCATGGTGCTGCGCTGGGCACTGTTGCTGCTCGTGTTGGGGGCGCTCTCCGGCCCCGGGTGGGTGCTGCGCCACGCGGGCAGCGACGTGGTGGTGGTGGTGGACCGCTCGCGCTCCATGCCGGCGGACGCGGGGCGTCTGGCCTCGGAGTGGGTGGGATTGCTGGAGCAGCAGCGGGGAGCGGGGGATCGGGTGGGCGTCATCTCCTTCGGGCGCGAGGCGCGGGTGGAGCAGCCGCTGGCGGAGACGGGCCGCTTTGGCGGCTTCACCCGACCGGTGGACGCGGAGGCGTCGGATGTGGCGGCGGCGCTGGACGCGGCGGGGGCGCTGATTCCACCCGGGCGCACGGGCCGGGTGTTGGTGGTGTCCGATGGGCGGGCCACGGGGGAGGATGCGCGGGGCGCGGCGCGGAGGCTGGCGGCCCGGGGGCTCGCCGTGGACTTCCGCCAGGTGGCGCGCGAGGACGCACCGCTCGACCTGGCCGTCGTCGCGCTGGAGGCCCCGGCCTCGGTGACGGCGCGCGAGCCCTTCCAGATGACGGGGGTGGTCCAGGCGACGGCGCCCGTCACCGGCACGGTGCGCCTGGAGCGCGATGGCCGGGTGCTGCTCCGGGGGCCCTTCGACTTCCAGGCGGGCTCGAACCTGTTGCCCTTGCGCGACCTGGTGGACGCGCCGGGCCTCGCGGCCTACCGCCTGGTGGTGGAGGCGCCCGGGGACGGGGTGGTGGAGAACGACGTGGGCCAGGCGGTGCTGCGGGTGGAGGGGCCTCCCCGGGTGATGCTGCTCACGGACGCGCCCCAGGGCACGCTCGCCCAGGCGCTGCGCTCGGCGGGCCTGACGCTGGAGGTGCGCGCGCCCTTCGCCCTCTCGCTCGACGCGCTGGAGGGCGTGGGCGCGCTGGTGCTGGAGAACGTGGACGCGAACCGGCTCGGCGAGTCCGGACTGCATGCCCTGGCCGCCTACGTGGAGCAGGCGGGTGGGGGGTTGGTGATGACGGGCGGCCGCTCGAGCTTCGCGGAAGGGGGCTACCGCCGCTCGCCGGTGGAGCCGCTGCTGCCGGTGTCGCTGGAGATGCGCGAGGAGCAGCGCCGCTCGGCCGTGGCCATGAGCGTGTTGATGGACTGTAGCTGCTCCATGGGCGCGCAGGTGCCCGACGGGCGCACGAAGATGGAGCTGGCGGCCGAGGGCGTGGTGGGCGCGCTCACGCTGCTCAACGAGAAGGACGAGGTGTCCGTGCACATGGTGGACACCGAGTCGCACGAGCTCTTCCCGATGAGTCCCGTGTCCAAGGGACTGCCGCTGGACGAGGTGGCGCGGGGCTTCAGTGGTGGCGGCGGCATCTACGTGGGCGAGGCGCTGCGCGTGGGGCGGGAGCAGGTGCTGAGCAGCCGCCAGCCCACCCGGCACGTGCTGCTCTTCTCGGACGCGGCGGACTCGGTGGAGCCGGACGACTACCTGAGGACGCTGGACGAGCTGCGGCGCCAGAAGGTGACGGTGTCCGTCATCGGCCTGGGCACGGAGAAGGACTCGGACGCGCCGCTGCTCAAGGAGATCGCCGCCCGGGGCGGGGGCCGCGTCTACTTCGCGGAGGACGCGACGAGCCTGCCACGCATCTTCAGCCAGGAGACGCTCGCGGTGGCGCGGGCCACCTTCGTGGACACGCCCGTCTCGCTCGAGGCCGCGCCGGACCTGCCGCTGCTCGGGCGTCTGCCGGCGCTGGGGCTGCCCCAGGTGGGGGGCTACAACCTCACCTACCTCAAGCCGCGCGCGAGCGTGGCGCTGCGCACGCTGGACGACAACGCGGCGCCGGTGCTGGCGCTGTGGCCGCGAGGGGCGGGGCGGGTGGTGGCCTTCCTGACGGAGGTGGACGGCGAGTACACGGGCGAGCTGCGCACCTGGAGCGGCCTGCGCGCGGCGCTCGAGGGCATGGTGCGCTGGACGATGGGGGGCGCGGGCGGGGCGGACGAGGCGGTGGCGCGCTCGGAGCGGCGGGGAGACCGGCTGCGGGTGACGCTGGACTTCGCGCCGGACGCGCCGTTGCCGGGAGCGCTGCCCACGCTGATGCTGTTGCCGGGGGACGGACGAGGCGCTCCGGTGGAATTGCCCATGCGGTGGGAGGACGAGGACCGGGTGGTGGCCGAGTACACGCTGCCGGGCAGCGGCACGTGGCACCCGGTGGTGAAGCTGGGCACGCGGGCGCTGCGCGCGCCCCCGGTGACGCTGCCCTACGCGCCCGAGTTCGAGCCCGGGAGCGCCCAACGAGGGCTGGAGGTGCTGCGCGGGTTGGCCTCCGTGAGTGGAGGGGAGGAGCGCCTGTCTTTGACGGGCCTCTTCGCCCGCGCGCCCGAGTCCGAGGGCCGGGTGGCGCTCGCGCCGTGGCTGGTGGGACTGGCGCTGGTGGCGCTGTTGGCGGAGGTGGCCGCGCGCCGCTTCCTGTCGGCGCCGAGGCTCCGGCCCGTTCGGACGGCCCCTTCCGTGGCGGCGACGGCGAGCCCTCCTGGGGGGCCGCTGGAGCGGACGAGGGCGGACGCGGCTCCGCGAGCGCCGCCCCCCTCTGCCTCGCCCGAGTCGGAGCGTCCCCGGGAGGAGTCCGGAATGGACTCGGCGCTGGAGGCCGCCCGGGAGCGGGCCCGCCGTCGGCTGCGGAAATGA
- a CDS encoding vWA domain-containing protein, which yields MSLGSPWGLLALGALVPLVAAYFLRRKQKPVVVSALFLWRTPRPRAEAGPRFERFTREASLMLEVLAVVAAALFLADVRWGERERTRHLVLVVDGSLSLSARGADGVSGVERVRAEAARRVEEARATRVTVLVSGGVPRVLAGPEAEPSRALAALESFRALGADHDVAPTLRWAQELAGPDQRVHFLTDAPPGPGVAVPDSVRWTALGAPRDNVGLVSAWRRDEGSTATVTLRVARWGTGPEETEVRVVARPGPGAVEGTERRERVRLPEEGAATLRFTFEGAGDVEVSLPPDALPEDGVVRLPPAAERPLRVAWAEGLEAPVRSALERFFSVVPGVEVGSGEGALVVGPRGSDAGVTVGAGGAVRTFVGPFFAEKGHPLLDDVQLGGVRWAAGAEAPPGRPLMTAGEAVLVSEEEGRVHLNVDLSRSNVQRTSAWPVLLGNVVREARRAREGFARRQFPLGEPLAVVTRAGARYTLKGPESERLLFGAGALSLPAPESPGRYTLVREGEPVDAVEVLPLDARESDLRGRGAGDRPASEEHNNDAGQAASEGRERWPLWVLLAALLADFFLTRRVEAA from the coding sequence ATGAGCCTCGGTTCTCCCTGGGGACTGCTGGCCCTGGGCGCGCTCGTGCCGCTGGTGGCGGCGTACTTCCTGCGGCGCAAGCAGAAGCCCGTGGTGGTGAGTGCCCTGTTCCTCTGGCGCACGCCCCGTCCCCGCGCCGAGGCCGGCCCGCGCTTCGAGCGCTTCACCCGCGAGGCCTCGTTGATGCTGGAGGTGCTGGCGGTGGTGGCCGCGGCCTTGTTCCTCGCGGACGTGCGGTGGGGCGAGCGCGAGCGGACGCGGCACCTGGTGCTGGTGGTGGATGGGAGCCTGTCCCTGTCCGCGCGGGGCGCCGACGGGGTGTCCGGGGTGGAGCGGGTGCGCGCGGAGGCGGCCCGGCGGGTGGAGGAGGCGCGGGCCACGCGGGTGACGGTGCTGGTGAGTGGGGGAGTCCCCCGGGTGCTCGCGGGGCCGGAGGCGGAGCCCTCGCGGGCGCTGGCCGCGCTGGAGTCCTTCCGGGCGCTCGGCGCGGACCATGACGTGGCGCCCACGCTGCGCTGGGCCCAGGAGCTGGCGGGCCCGGACCAGCGCGTGCACTTCCTCACGGATGCGCCGCCCGGCCCGGGAGTGGCCGTGCCGGACTCGGTGCGGTGGACGGCCCTGGGCGCGCCCCGGGACAACGTGGGGCTGGTGTCCGCGTGGCGCCGGGACGAGGGCTCCACGGCCACGGTGACGCTGCGGGTGGCGCGCTGGGGCACGGGCCCCGAGGAGACGGAGGTGCGCGTGGTGGCGAGGCCCGGGCCGGGCGCGGTGGAGGGCACGGAGCGGCGCGAGCGGGTGCGGCTGCCCGAGGAGGGCGCGGCCACGTTGCGCTTCACCTTCGAGGGCGCGGGAGACGTGGAGGTGTCCCTGCCGCCGGACGCGCTGCCCGAGGACGGGGTGGTGCGGCTGCCGCCCGCGGCGGAGCGTCCGCTGCGCGTGGCGTGGGCCGAGGGGTTGGAGGCGCCGGTGCGCTCGGCGCTGGAGCGCTTCTTCTCCGTGGTGCCCGGGGTGGAGGTGGGCTCGGGCGAGGGGGCGCTCGTCGTGGGGCCGAGGGGCTCGGACGCGGGGGTGACGGTGGGGGCGGGCGGCGCGGTGCGTACCTTCGTGGGCCCCTTCTTCGCGGAGAAGGGCCACCCCTTGCTGGACGACGTGCAACTGGGCGGCGTGCGCTGGGCGGCCGGGGCGGAGGCACCTCCGGGCCGGCCCCTGATGACGGCGGGCGAGGCGGTGCTCGTCTCGGAGGAGGAGGGCCGGGTGCACCTCAACGTGGACCTGTCGCGCTCCAACGTGCAGCGCACCTCCGCCTGGCCGGTGTTGCTGGGCAACGTGGTGCGCGAGGCGCGGCGTGCGCGCGAGGGCTTCGCCCGGCGGCAGTTTCCACTCGGCGAGCCGCTCGCGGTGGTGACGCGGGCGGGGGCGCGCTACACGCTGAAGGGCCCCGAGTCGGAGCGTCTCCTGTTCGGCGCGGGGGCCTTGAGCCTGCCCGCTCCGGAGTCTCCGGGCCGCTACACGCTCGTGCGCGAGGGCGAGCCGGTGGACGCGGTGGAGGTGCTGCCGCTGGACGCCCGCGAGTCGGACCTGCGGGGGCGCGGTGCGGGAGATCGGCCCGCTTCCGAGGAACATAATAATGATGCGGGGCAGGCGGCCTCCGAGGGCCGTGAGCGCTGGCCGCTGTGGGTGCTGCTGGCGGCGTTGCTGGCGGACTTCTTCCTCACGCGGCGCGTGGAGGCGGCATGA